The Falco cherrug isolate bFalChe1 chromosome 20, bFalChe1.pri, whole genome shotgun sequence genomic sequence GGTAGACAATGATACCTCCTCATGCCTTACAGGAAGCTGGAGGTTAACACCAtgtaagggggaaaaaaaaataatccccagaTAAACCCTTCCAAATCcaacttgtttaaaaataaaaaaatatccagacCAAAAAAACCGTGCTACAGGCTGCAGGTAGAAAGCAGATCTCGTGGACAGAGAGGACAGGTTTTCATGTGAGTAATGGAAAGGAGAGGGATGGATGATGTTATTATGCCAGCAACAGAATCCAGCCCCTGGTcctttgctgcagcacaggccCGGTGCCATCTCTGTGCCAAGGATGCTCAAATCAAGGGAGCGGCACAGGGTTGTTACCTGTTGTCACCCATGCAGGCATCTCCTGCTTTCTGCAAAGTCCTGGAGCTAAACTGCATGGCAAATTCCCCTTGGTCTGGCTTTCTGGGActgctccccccctccccctccccgaAATAGCACGTTGGGTACACCAAGCGATTAGAAATTATGgtactcaagaaaaaaattcctgtgtCTCCTGTGCTCGGAGTGGATTTGGAAGGAAAGTTTGCCTGGGAttacataaaaaattaatacctctgagtggggaggtggggatggGACAGTGATGCAGATGATGGATGGGGAAGAGGTGGGTGAATGGGTAGGTCTTTGGATACACGGCGGGATGGACATATTTTGGAAACACGGTGTCTGTGGGTAGATGCGTGCATTGAACGTACGGTTACATTTTCAAACATACATTAAGGCGCAGGGGTGTCACTTTTCTTGCCTAAATCGCTCGCTATCGTTTGAATGaggagaaattatttccagTCACCAGTACAGATCAGAAGGGCAAAGAATTAGCAGGCCATCACTTGGACTGACCCCAGCACGATCGCACACCTCTCCCCACATCCCCTCTTTTCCAAGCGTTTCTAACCCCCTGTAGACAAACCGCCTGCAGCCTGTCGTGTTTCTGCGGCTAAATTCACCTTTACAGACCATACACCACTGAAGCCTTTCAAGATCacataaaatatctttattatCAACTGCAAAGCAGGCGTGCAGCTTGCACAGAGCTTAGGGAGAGGCTGGTCAGCACAAACCCAGCCTGCTGGATGGGAAAGGCTCCCTGTGCCTTGAATTCCCAGCTTTAGCGTTTGTGTTTACAGGTTTGCAGAGCAGAGGTTTTCCAGGATTGCACTGGCCACCCTCTGACTGCTCGGCGAGAAGCCAGAAGTTCAGATGATAGCAAAGATATTAGGAGATACATGGAGCAGGACAGGAAAAACAGcccaaggaaggaaaagcaatctCCAAAGTGTGCTAAAGGGGGACATTCTGCTTTGTGTAAAGGAGACGGACATGTGTCCACCAAATGTTGTCTTaccgtaaaaaaaaaaaagggggggggggggggggatagaAGAAGCTTGTGACTGCTCCAAATTCTAGAAAACCCCCATTccgcccccctctccccccctccccagtacCTCCGctttgaacttttaaaattattattattattattattattgaagGAgcgaggaggaggcagggaatgGATGTGAGTTGGTTCAGGTGTAGACAAAGTGTCCCCCCCCACCTCTCCTGCAGATGTGGCGAGTTGACTTTCAAAAAAGAAGCAGCCTTTCCAACGctggagtttgggttttttcccccctctatGTTGTTATATCTGCATTATTTCGCCCTATTTTGCTCTATCTGCGCGGCCGCGGAGCCAGAGCCTCCGGACGGGGACACCTGCCCGCCCCACCCCGagcggggggctgcagccccagccatgGCAGGCTCCACTCTCCTGCCCTTCCCCGCTaacttgtttattttcccaaagaaaaaggctgctgcctgccttttccAGAAAGATGTCACCCTTGGAGGAGCGAAGGAAATCTGTGAGATACCGGTGGGTTCAATCAGATTTGGAGGGTCCGTATGCAAACTGCAGCctctctgattatttttctgtagcacTTCAAGACAGGCTGGAGACATAACAGCGGTCATTCAGTGTCTCCATATGGTAGAAAAGAACTACGGAAATATGAAGACACTCGTTTCTattattgggggaaaaaacgaaacccaagagaaaaaaaaaaaaagaaggaaaaaaatggaagggaaaaaaaaaaaagccctggggaaaaaaaaaccgGTGTCTACACAGGCCGAacggggaaaagaaaaaaaaccacacgtATTTCTTTGGCAAGCAGGcgaaaattattaaaatgaaaaggtgtTAACAACCTGAAGAGCACAGACAGAATATAGCTAATTGAAATGCAAAGGCACAGGCCAGATCTGTGGCTGTTTGCTAGCAGTACAAACAAACCACACCGAAGCACCTCCAGTAAACCAGCGAGAGCCTTTTAGACGGCGAAGGACAAACCCAAACTTTGCCTGAACTACACATGTCCCCCCGGCAAAGACAGGATGGAGTTTGCTTTGCGATGCAAATCTTTACAGATTTTCTATTTCTCCCGCTTGCACAAAGTTTACTTGCGGGCCTCGAAGCTGTGATGGGAATGTAATGCAATTCCAGCTCTCGGGAGGATAAGGATTAGGACCTTCTAAAAGTGAGAAATACAGCTCTGAAAGAGAGACAGACCCTCTTTCCTCCCCGCTCAGCCTTCAGCCATATCAACcctttaaaatagtttaagCAGATAATATTTCAGAAGAACTTACTTTCAGCACTCCAGTCTActggctctctgggctgagaacTGGACCCGCAAAACATGTTCCCTGCAATTGCAACGTTTATCTCATCTGGAAAAGTGCTCACCCATTGCTGCCCCTTACAAGCCAAACCAAGCAGTTAAAGTGTCACTTAACATTCTAGAGAATGTGAAATATATTGTACATTGTCAACTCCCCAAAACCATAAAACTAACTTTATGGACCTCACGTGACTTTTGAGAGCCAGTGAGGGGTATCTGTCTGAGGTCTGGGCGATTTTTACGATCTAACTTCTAGATAAAACCCTATCCATTTGACATCTAAATGTCATACCCACTTTTGGTATAGTTTGCtattggtaaaaaaaaaaaaaaaaaaaaaaaaaaggaaaaaaaaatcaagggaaGGCGAGCAAATGGTTTGGGATCTGACAGTCCACTTCACATCCCTCTCAAAATCACTTAAGAAGTACCTAAACAGTGGGAGATTAAGTTTGGTAAGTTTTAAGCTCCAACTTTACTTGCTACGAACAAAAAGCCTAAGCCGTGTTGTAGAGATGTCAGTGGCGTTTTGCCAAATCGAGCGACTTTAAACCGGAGTGTCTCGTGCCTGGTTGGATTCCCGAGGTAGCGAGATGGCGAACATTTGCCATCTTTGACGATGTTAAATTATCTGCAGCCAAAATGACTCGTTGTAGTTAAGTGTCAGTAGTTACAGAGCGGTGAGCTGTTATTTACATGTTGAGCCGGAGAGCAGGAGGTAAAAGCACAATAAACCGAGGACGAGAGGTGGCGGGGAGAGCACAGAAATGTCTTATAGATATAcaggttatatatatataataaatatatctgtacaaacacacagagcTGTAATGTTATAGAGCACCGTTTTACGTGGACATATATGCGGGTATAAATCCCTCGTGCTCGGAGGATGTGCGCGTGGCTGGATCTATAGCTGACGGTTCCTGAAATGTGCGTAAATCTGCCGGGGACGCGTTTATACCGCGTTATTGCAACTTGAAGTGCTTGAAACCGGTTTGCCTGGTacggtggggtgggggggtcgGTGTTGTTTGGGGGGAGGCGGTGGGAAGGTGGCGGTTTGTTGGTGCCAGGGGGGTGTTGGATGTGGGTGTTCGGTGCTCCCGAGCTGCGCGGAGCTGCGCGGAGCGGCGCTGGGAGCCCCTGGCAGGGGCGCAGCTCGGTGCCAGGCATCTCCCCGGCTCCAGCGTGCGCCGGGGGTCTCAGGGGTTGTGTACAAAGTGCGACTGGGAGCCTTTGTGAGTAGGAGAAACGTTTATTTGACTTCAAGTAAAGctacaaacaaatacaaaaagctTATTGGCAAAGTACTAACAGGCAGCTAGACATGACAGATGCCATTTTTACACATAACATTGCATTCACTCTGCCCACTACGAACCGTCTATTAGTcacatcagaaatatttttaatatttacaaacATTAGAGCACTCTATTGTTGGTCcgattttatacatttttttttatagtgaaaTTTACCCACGTCTAAGAGTACGTCTCGGAATTAGCCTGGGACTAGAAATCCTGGCCTGAAGTTTGAACTAAAACACAGACTGGACAATTTTAAGACAGAAAGATAcaagagctttttcttcttcttcttcttttttttttttttttttttttttacatttttgtttggttttttagttattttttttctgctactgtaGTGCAGGAACCCCCATTTTAGCTTAGGCAGAGAAGAACTCACCCAAAAGCAGTAAACtcaggaaagggggaaaaaaaatcccaacaaataaacaaacaatcGTATCTGTTCTCAATTTATAAATAAGTTATAACATTTAAAGGGCTCACATAAAACATGCTAGCTTTCCAGAAGGCATCAAGAGAGCACGGACACATACATTTATAAGAACAACAAGAGCATGAGGAGCAtctgggaaataaaatttaattaaaaaaaaataaagaaaaaaacccccaacccaaaCAGAACACGACATTAACTCAGTCCTGGGATAACGGTACCATACGCGTTGTTTTAGAATATCCACAACATGCCGAAAAGAAGGTGCCTCACTGTACAGTACTCCAAAACTAAGATCTGCGGcgctttatttatttatttaggtaTTCCTCTCTCGTCTTCTCTCCTCGAGATTCCTCCTCTAGAATTTATGGCTGAAAGGCGCTGCCCGCCGAGGCTAAGCTCATGCTTTTCAGTTTATTATCCTTCTTCCATTTCATCCTCCTGTTCTGGAACCAGATTTTGATCTGGCGCTCGGAGAGGCAGAGCGCGTGAGCGATCTCGATCCTCCTCCTGCGGGTGAGGTACCGGTTGAAGTGAaattccttctccagctccagcGTCTGGTACCGGGTGTACGCGGTCCTCGCCCTCTTACCGTCTGGGCCAGTCATGTCTGGGTAACACAGACAACAGCggggtttggggtttgctttctgctggggCTTTTATAGATCCTTAAggctattattattattttttaataccgGGGTGAAATATTCGCCTTCTTCGGGCAGCTAGGAAAGCTGCTGATTCCCCAAATAACAGCCCCCCCCTTTCTTGCACACCCCCAGACACGtgtaaaaaacccccacccttGGCCCCTCCAGAACAGACATTCGCAACTCGATATTCATAATTTAACTGGAGAAGCGAGATGCTGAAATCTCCCTTTTTCGCCTCTGCCTGGGTGTTTCTGGGTCTGTTTGCAGGtttaatgctgctttctgttctccaggagAAAAaccgcgggggggggggggggggggggaggctcGCTATTCCCCCTGTATCTCCTCTCAGTTTTGGTTTGTCAAGAGCAGATTGTCAAGAATACACCAGCAAAATAAGAGTAGGAAAGGACTGAGAGACCCATCTGGGCATATAATGCCATTTTAATGGTcaattctttcctttcctctccacccccccccccccggaacACCCCCTTcctcaatttttaaattactttctccCACCACCCAGATAGAGCCAAGAGCTTGAAATAAGCGCACATTTTGCGGCAAGAATAGcgaaagtaaaataaaatcgCCCCCCCTCCAGGCGCCAGAGGCAGCTTTAAAGCAGCGATCAGagcaagaaatacaaaagcaatAAATAGCTGCGTTTCTGATCAAAGCGCCTCCACCGaataaaaggaaggagagaaaaaaagggagtgggggtgggggatggagaaggaaaagggggggggataaaccccacacacacaagagaaaaagagaggggtGTGcgaaaataaacaacaacaacgacaaggatggaaaaaagaagTAGCTGTACCATGGCTAATGTGAAGTTTCCTCATCCAAGGGAATATCTGAGGTGCCTGCCCTTCTGTTGCTGCGGTGGAGGTTGCGATGGGCTCTGCCTGCGCTcgggggatgctgctgcttatTGGAGTGCCCTCGTCGGCTCCCGAGGACGCGCTGGTCTCGTCTAGTTCTGTGAAATTTGTGTTGGTGGTGCTGGCAGAAGTAGCTTGGTCGGAGGGGGACGGGGCGGGTTTGCCTCCATGGCTCTCGCTgttggagcagggaagggagtcGGGAGAAGATAAGGAGCAGCTAGACGCCTGTCTAAACCTGCTCTCCTGAGCTGGAGAAGGGAAACCGCGGGAGCTCTCCCCCACAGCCCCAAAGTGACTAGAGGAGGCTGAGCGGTTGATGCTAAGGTCCATCCCATTGTAGTTGTAGCCATAAGAGCTGGAATGCATGGTGCTTGAATCTCTGTAAGAACCGTTCATGGAACTGCTGGTCCCATAATTTAGTAACTGATAGTCGGGGCCATTTGGGTAGCGCCCTGAGAACGAGTTTACAAAGTAAGAGCTCATTTGGGTTATTTTGGAGGGCTTGATTTGTGGCTCGTGGTCGTTATAACCCTGTGCTTGACGATTTATGATGTATTAATGAATTATAGCAATGCACTGTACTTCGTTTTTGCTATGTATGCGGCCAAATAtggggggagggtggggtgCGTTTGGGAATCACGTGCTTTTGTTGACCAGTCGTAAATTCTCACTGATGACCTCAAGAGGTAATTCATGCTCTATGGTTACAAATAATGACGATCGCGGAGTCGTTTAGGCCCAAGTCGGTGCGCGGCGCCCAAATCCCCGGGCGCGCCGGCGCGCGCTCGCCCCCCACCTTGGCGAAGCGCGCCACCTGCCGGCCGCGCCGGGCTGCGCACCGCGCCGGGGGGCCCgcgcccccaccccccgcctccCTCCGCACCCCCGTTCCTctgttctccttttccttcctaaaaataaaagtaataataatactaatagtaaaaaagaaatcaacgCGGACATGAAAAAGgcgggagggggaggaagggggggatcCTGCGGCGGGTCGCGTGTCCGTGCTCCCCGCGTGGGTCTTCTCGCCCGGctccttttctttattaaactcttaatttcttcctttgtaaCACCGTCGGGGAAGTTTGAGAGGCGGCGAGGGATGAGGTGTCGGGTCGCTGTGAGGCCGGGCAGTCTTCTCTTTTAATatctgcggggggggggggggggggggggcgcgcaCCGCGGAGCCTGAGGGGGGCCGTGGCTTCTGGGGGCATTTCGCGTGGTTGTTGTCAGAAAAGTCGGGCTCCGCTGAGCCTGGGGCCAGCGATGCGGTCGCACCTTAAttctggaggggggggggggggggggagaaggagggaaattggggggagggggggggaaaggaaaaggagggaaagtcCAGCCGGTAGAACTGGTTGACAACGTTGCTTTTAGGATATTCTTGTTCCTGAGCGTTTCACGTCCTTTTTGAACACAGCGTTGTGCTACGTGATTGTTCCTTTCCATTTGCTAACCTGCAAGGAATATTGGGAGCAAAAGCACTCTGAAATTGGTAAAAACGTTGTGAAAGAGCTGTGCTTTGTTAagcattactttcttttttttttttttttctcctctctccttctcttttctctctctctctctctctctttttttccaaggcagTTTAGGAATTTCATATGCTTGTCTGCAACTCATTGGAAATTATGCGCCATATTGAAAGTGAcatataattataataattacgGGCAATGAAAAGCGTGGCAATAATAGTAAATGTCCTACAGCTGTGAAGCTTCTGCAtgaattgattttaaaagtgaCTGACATTAAACCAGCTTGTGGCATGGGGGAATGCATTCATACATAGGTATTTCTTGGGGGTAGAGGGGAAaggggggtgggaggcaggagatgctgtttCGTCGCGTTTTCCCCCTGTGAAGCTGCGGAAAACGGTATCCGAAAGAGGCTGGGCTGGTCGCTTCATTCCAGTCCTAAATCCCCAGCAGAAAAAGCACTTCCCTTCGTTTAAATTCCCAAAACCCAGGAAAAGTTGGCGATTTGCATGCGCGAGATTCCCCTTTGGTACGGAGCAGAAGCGTTCCCCACCCCGtccccagcaaagccagccTCTCGCAAGGAGCCATGAAAACGCTTTCAAGAGATCATAAAAATCTACTCTTTCAAAATAGCTCGTCAGACTTAGTTGAGATTTTTTACAcctttccccctcttccccgTAGATGCAGGCTATATTCCTGGAGCTGAGAAGCTACTCGTTTCGCAGGGCAAATTCCCTtgaaatctggatttttttgcaATACACTTCACTTTGATTTGGGGATATGAAGTAAGGGACCAGATGTTTGAAAGATGCTAGGCAAATGTTAGGTATCTTTGGTAGATAAATGAGAGCATATTTTTGCCTGTTTCCTTGATTTATTATGTATATGGAGAGCGTTTCGTCATAACTCTTTGTActgtaacaataaaaaagaGCGATACTAAAGCAGAATGTCAGCGAGGAAATACTATTGGTGAAAGGTCTTCCATTTCAGATTAGACAAAAAGAGGGAAAACCAGATTTATCTCTCCACTGTAACTTCCGTGGGCTTGGAGTTGCTTGTCCTTGCAGATTAGAAGACATTGTCATACAGAGAGAAGCAAGGCTTGCTTTACAACTCTCTGCTCCTTAAGAATGGCAAGTTCccctggaaaagggaaagataatagtaatagtaataatagtagtaataataataagaataatGATGACAGGGTAGTGTGCGTGAGATCGAAGACTTTGTTTTTATTAGAGAATTCCATGTTCATACCTAAGACAAACTTCAAACACAACACgtacaaaaattaataaaatataactttttcttcttgttgttgttgcttttgcaTCCTTTTAGGTAGTACTCGTTCTTTCAgtagattttcctttttcaaaacaaacaaaacaaaacaaaactaattacAAAGACCCCAGGGCTTGATTAATTTaccaaaggagaagaaaaaaaaaaaaaaaaaggaaaaatgaaaaaaaaaaaacctatgtCAACCGTgcatgaaacatttttacaaaattaagaCGATAAACACCCCAAATGACATATATTGCAGCACTTCCATTAAATACAAGAGTTAGCAGATTACTAACAGTGACACCAAGGGTAGAAACACGGGTGggagtccttttttttttgtcttttctctttccctttctttccctccttctctctctctctctctcttcgcttttttattattattatttcatttcgAGGGGTGgagtgggaggggagggaggtctaggaaggaaaaaaaaattaaaaacgCAACTagaagcctgattttttttttttttctggacacgACGGATGACTGGGAACACGAGTCCATGGCATTGGTGGCGCAAACTTTCTAGCTGTTGCCGCTGCTGCAGAGGGCTTGTCCCACCAACGTGCAGGTTTTCCCTGTCCTCGCAACCAGCCCACACCCCCCTCACCCTCTCGGTTCTCACACACACTcactccctctctctctctctttttgttgttgttgtgtgttttaaataatactttcaCTCCGCcgttttctcctcttcctcctccgcGCTCAGCTGCGAGGAGTTGAGcaatttattctcttttttccacttcatcCTGCGGTTCTGGAACCAGATTTTGATCTGCCGCTCCGTCAGGCAGAGGGAGTGGGCGATCTCGATCCGCCGGCGCCGGGTCAGGTAGCGGTTGAAGTGAaattccttctccagctccagcGTCTGGTAGCGGGTGTAGGTCTGGCGGCCTCGGCGGCCGCTGGGCCCAAAGGAAGAACCTGTGACACCCGcaaaaaaaatgggaaacaaataGGAAACACATAGGAAacaaatggggggggggggggatccaggggaaaaatggggggaaataggggggaaaaaaagagaggaaaggaaaaagagggggaaagcCCTGAGGTTTAGTGGAGCCGCGGAGGTGCCGGATAATCCGCGGGGATGCTACTCCCCCCACCGCGGCTGTGCGCGCAGGGGTACGTGCCCacttccctgccctcccaagGGTCTGGCCACCCCCAAAACAAGCCCCACCGCGGGGAGCCCCCCCGTGCGCGCAGGGGGGTTCCCAGCCGGGCCGCACCCGCGGAGCATCCGCAGCCGCGCTGCAGGCAGCCGCGCAGAAGGGTTAATGCTGAAGttgccaggctgcaggcagggctggagagaCAGGGCAAGATCTATCTTATTCCGGGATGAAAAATCGCAAGGTGTTCTCACCCCCCTCGCCCTCCCTCGCTATTTTCCACCCTACCGGCAACTGTAATAGATCTGAGCATTTAAGCAATAATGAAGTGAATCGATCTGCCCAAACTCTACATTAAAGAGGACACAACACTTTATGTCCCTGCGCTAATGGACATCAATTTGGAACTTAAAAGGCAACAAATGCATCTAAACATGGGAAGGAGGGTGGTGAGCCtctattatttttctcccccacctcccttctttttttttttttttttttttttttttctgattgagGAAACAGCACTTAAAGAAGTCATACATcaccagggggaaaaaaattctccccAGGCAGACTTTTCATTATGTGcgaatttcattaaaaatgtagcCCCTctcctttcaaatatttaaacactGCTATATTATTTAACTCCAGATCGGGTAGCCAGCGAGAGAGGGAGCTGCGTGGGGGTGTGGGTCCGTCTGTGTGTGTAAAGTCATCCAGATCTGATTTAGAAAAGATATCTCCCTGTGCGTGTGGGGGGAAGACAGAGACAAATCGTTGTAGCTGAGTGACACGCAAACTGgaatgtgcaaaaaaaaaaaaaaaaagggggtgtgtgggtggaTGGAGAAATTCTGTATTGGGGTTTAAAGACGGGGCGAACTTTTTAGGTGGGGGATTGCCGTGCGAAAATACTTCAGCGGTGTGAAGTTTTGGTGCGTGTCAAGAGCAAGTTGGAGCTACTCGTGTCGCCCAACTTCCCCGCTGGAAGTTTGGGCTCTAAAGTGAACCTTATTCCTGCTTCCCTCGCTCGctcgctctctctctctggcGGTAACAAATAAGAAAGGGGGGGAGGAGattgatgtatttatttctgtaaaagagTAAACTCACTATTGCAAGAGTTCATCCGCTGCATCCAGGGGTAAACCGGGGCGGAACACTTTTGCTCCTCGCTCTCTCCGAACACAGTTTTGCTCTGCGCGCAGTCCGCCTTGCGCGGCTCGGGGGCGAAGGGCACCTCgtccaggctggggggggcgcACGCAGGGTCCTTCTCCCTGAAAAACCCGCCGGCCCCATAGTCACAGGCGGAGCTGCGGCTGTAGGCTCCGTTGCTTTGCTGGTAGTAAGGAGAGGAGGTGTAGCCCTTCTCCTGGACGCCCGTGGCTCCATAGGTGGTGGGGTAGTGCCTCAAAGGATCCGCATAGCCCGAGGGATATAGCGGGATCTGTCCCAGGAAGGGCTCCTGCCCCGCCGCCAGACTCACCGGGAAGGTCGAGTTGACAAAATAAGAACTCATTGGAAGGAGCCTGCCGTCCTTTCCCGGCTTTATGATTTGTTGTGTTTTATAGTCCAAGTGGTTTAGCTATTAGTAGTATATCGGAGATTGGGTTTTAGCTGAAGGGAGATGGCGTGGTGCCAGCGAGGGACACAAGGAAATACAACCATCTGATCATGGGCTGACCAATAGCAGGCGCCTGAGGTTGCAAAATAGCACCCATGAGGAGCTGAGATTGCACCAGGGACCCCAAGAACAAACCATCCacccccttttccctcccttttaaacaacagaaatgCACCCCCTTAACCAAATATATAATATCTGCCGAAAGAAACATTCCCGGCGCGCTCGGagcttcataaataaataaacgtgcccccccccccccccccccccccgccccggagCTGTGCGCGGGGGTGGGCGAGAGCCTGTCTGCACGGATGGCGGTGTGCGCGcctatatatatttacacacataTAACGTATACAAATACTCgctgtgagtgtgtgtgtgtgaaagttATTTATTCGCATTCGGCAAACTTTAGCCCCTAGTGTTTGCAAATCGTCCTGAAATGGGTCTGGGTGCTCTGCTACAGTTacagggggaggggaaaaaaaaaagaaaaaagaaaaaagttttctctgtgtgtgtgtgtgaacttTGCAAGGAGAAGATCCTGCCGGGTTGGTTAACTTAGATTTGCTATAGGAGAAGAACTCTGTTTTGACAACTTATTTCGGTTCATGTTTGTCTAATTACCATAGATTAGCACTCCCTGTTCAGGAAAGCTGGGATAGCTTGAAGCAAACCATCGCTTTTCATCtattgcatttttcctttctttttccgCAAAGGCTCCGTATTGAAGAGACAAATGGAAAATcgaaaaaaaatttcctttatcCCTTGCTAAATCCCGACCTCCTCCGGAGTCCGGTACCGCATTGTGCCCTCTTGCGTTTTTTTGTTAATACCAGATCCATGCCCGACCTTTTATGGCTAAAAAGGAAGCCTTGGGTGACCGTCAGAAGCCGAGTTTATTGATTGTTACCGATcgag encodes the following:
- the HOXB5 gene encoding homeobox protein Hox-B5, giving the protein MSSYFVNSFSGRYPNGPDYQLLNYGTSSSMNGSYRDSSTMHSSSYGYNYNGMDLSINRSASSSHFGAVGESSRGFPSPAQESRFRQASSCSLSSPDSLPCSNSESHGGKPAPSPSDQATSASTTNTNFTELDETSASSGADEGTPISSSIPRAQAEPIATSTAATEGQAPQIFPWMRKLHISHDMTGPDGKRARTAYTRYQTLELEKEFHFNRYLTRRRRIEIAHALCLSERQIKIWFQNRRMKWKKDNKLKSMSLASAGSAFQP
- the HOXB6 gene encoding homeobox protein Hox-B6; the encoded protein is MSSYFVNSTFPVSLAAGQEPFLGQIPLYPSGYADPLRHYPTTYGATGVQEKGYTSSPYYQQSNGAYSRSSACDYGAGGFFREKDPACAPPSLDEVPFAPEPRKADCAQSKTVFGESEEQKCSAPVYPWMQRMNSCNSSSFGPSGRRGRQTYTRYQTLELEKEFHFNRYLTRRRRIEIAHSLCLTERQIKIWFQNRRMKWKKENKLLNSSQLSAEEEEEKTAE